In Massilia antarctica, the following are encoded in one genomic region:
- a CDS encoding glycoside hydrolase family 2 TIM barrel-domain containing protein, which translates to MNQFEYPRPQLVRAHWISLNGPWNFMFDDERRCRMPDGATKWTHQIEVPFAPESRASGIGDTLFHTLCWYERAFHLAPHAGHTLLHFGAVDYRAKVWVNQHLVAEHEGGHTPFSADISGVLREEGTQLVTVCVEDDPHDLAKPRGKQDWLLEAHSIWYPRTTGIWQTVWIEQVASTYIQSLRWTPIFETYEIGCEIFATGDITEDLFVEVKIWHGANLLADDHYKLLGNEANRKISLSDPGIDDSRNELLWSPERPTLLTAEVSLHHRGKVLDMVHSYTALRSVAINRDRFMLNGRAYALRLVLDQGYWPESLLTAPSDAALKRDVELARAMGFNGVRKHQKIEDPRYLYWADRLGLLVWEEMPSAYRFSPKAITRMVREWTEAIERDYSHPCVIVWVAFNESWGVPNLTLTQAHRNAVEALYHLTRTLDATRPVIGNDGWEASATDILGIHDYDCNPDRLAARYTTSEATRTLFDQRRPGGRILTLDGFPHRGQPIVLTEFGGVAFDKHNGGARTWGYSRAHTADSFLDLYRRLLTVVNTTTMFSGFCYTQFSDTFQEANGLLCADRTPKIPLELISAATRNDDAKEECYPGID; encoded by the coding sequence ATGAATCAATTCGAGTACCCGCGGCCGCAGCTCGTGCGCGCGCATTGGATCAGCCTGAACGGGCCGTGGAACTTCATGTTCGACGATGAACGGCGCTGCCGCATGCCCGATGGCGCGACCAAGTGGACGCACCAGATCGAGGTGCCGTTCGCGCCGGAGTCGCGCGCCAGCGGCATCGGCGACACGCTCTTCCACACGCTGTGCTGGTACGAACGCGCCTTCCATCTGGCCCCGCACGCGGGCCACACCTTGCTGCATTTCGGCGCGGTCGACTACCGCGCCAAGGTCTGGGTCAACCAGCACCTGGTGGCCGAGCACGAGGGCGGGCACACGCCGTTTTCGGCCGATATCAGCGGCGTGCTCAGGGAGGAGGGAACCCAGCTCGTGACGGTGTGCGTCGAGGATGACCCGCACGACCTGGCCAAGCCGCGCGGCAAGCAGGACTGGCTGCTCGAAGCGCACTCGATCTGGTATCCGCGCACCACCGGCATCTGGCAGACGGTGTGGATCGAGCAGGTGGCGTCGACCTACATCCAGAGCCTGCGCTGGACGCCGATTTTCGAGACCTACGAAATCGGCTGCGAAATCTTTGCCACCGGCGACATCACGGAAGACCTGTTTGTCGAGGTCAAGATCTGGCATGGCGCCAACCTGCTGGCCGACGACCACTACAAGCTGCTCGGTAACGAGGCTAACCGCAAGATCTCCTTGTCCGATCCCGGCATCGACGATTCGCGCAACGAGCTGCTGTGGAGCCCGGAGCGTCCCACCCTGCTCACCGCCGAGGTGAGCCTGCACCACCGGGGCAAGGTGCTCGACATGGTGCATTCCTACACGGCGCTGCGCTCGGTGGCGATCAACCGCGACCGCTTCATGTTGAATGGCCGCGCCTACGCGTTGCGGCTGGTGCTCGACCAGGGCTACTGGCCCGAATCGCTGCTGACGGCGCCGTCGGACGCGGCGCTCAAGCGCGACGTGGAGCTGGCCAGGGCCATGGGGTTTAACGGGGTGCGCAAGCACCAGAAAATCGAAGACCCGCGCTACCTGTACTGGGCCGACCGGCTCGGCCTGCTTGTATGGGAAGAAATGCCGTCGGCCTACCGTTTCAGTCCCAAGGCCATCACGCGCATGGTGCGCGAGTGGACCGAGGCGATCGAACGCGATTACAGCCACCCGTGCGTCATCGTCTGGGTTGCCTTCAACGAATCCTGGGGCGTGCCCAACCTGACACTGACCCAGGCCCACCGCAACGCGGTCGAAGCCCTGTACCACCTGACCCGCACGCTCGACGCGACCCGCCCGGTGATCGGCAACGATGGCTGGGAAGCGTCGGCCACCGACATCCTCGGCATCCACGACTATGACTGCAATCCCGACCGGCTGGCGGCGCGCTACACCACCAGCGAAGCGACGCGCACCCTGTTCGACCAGCGCCGTCCGGGCGGACGCATCCTTACGCTCGATGGTTTTCCGCACCGGGGCCAGCCCATCGTGCTGACCGAATTCGGCGGCGTCGCCTTCGACAAGCACAACGGCGGCGCGCGCACCTGGGGTTACTCGCGCGCCCACACCGCGGACAGTTTTCTCGACCTGTACCGGCGCCTGCTGACGGTGGTCAACACCACGACCATGTTCAGCGGCTTTTGCTACACCCAGTTCAGCGACACTTTCCAGGAAGCGAACGGCCTGCTGTGCGCCGACCGCACGCCCAAGATCCCGCTCGAACTGATCAGCGCGGCCACGCGCAACGACGATGCGAAGGAGGAATGCTACCCGGGAATTGACTGA
- a CDS encoding NAD(P)-binding protein — protein sequence MSTIIVFCHLRWDFVYQRPQQLLSRLAQYFRILFIEEPVHDDGDSYMEQSTPVPNVTVYRPHTPVHAPGFHDDQIRLLQPMLAGLVEPGEQPIVWFYTPMALPLLQELHAGLVVYDCMDELAAFKNPPRQLLQRETALLNLADLVFAGGPSLYQAKRARHTNAHCFPSSVDVRHFERALERHNSHPLQAGIGAPRLGFYGVIDERFDAPLIATLADAHPDWQLVMVGPVMKIDPASLPQRPNIHYLGQQPYEALPGLLAGWDVCLLPFALNDATRFISPTKVLEYMAAELPIVSTGIADVARPYGHVVAIARDADGFLAACEAALAMTPERRAAMGATMRAIVAGTSWDVTVNAMRRLLAETKPGRSTSRFSGAGNAGNAGPAAGAKAGGTGKGGGTGTGATVNPLRSPSGGQKVQTVIIGAGPTGLSAAYHLGEGAVLLDKNASVGGWCRSIHDQGFTFDHAGHIMFSNDPYVLSLYEMLLGPNLHWQNREAWVYSKQVYTRYPFQGALYGLPPKVITECIIGAIEARFGSINGASAAPPCAVKPVEDCCADGSVELAHGSASMAPRTRESQNFEEFIYKVWGRGIAEHFAIPYNKKLWTVPLSEMETSWLGGRVPLPDLEEIIEGALEPVAKPMGPNARFGYPLSGGFQALMSGFLPHIKGRIDMQAEAAQLLPREHVLVMADGSRYRYDHLISTMPLPELIKLIGSEAPRDVREAAAGLRHLSVRCVNLGVARENISDKHWIYYPEDTIFHRIFVQGNASPHCNPPGGFGLTCEISYSPWKPLPLDGQALIDRCIEDCVKVTMLRPDDRIITANLVDMPYAYVVYDHARAANVARVKAWLARYDIVLAGRYSEWEYYNSDHAFIAGKKAAEAVLRQRADAAQNVGSE from the coding sequence ATGTCGACGATCATCGTTTTTTGCCACCTGCGCTGGGATTTTGTTTACCAGCGGCCGCAGCAGTTGCTGTCGCGGCTGGCACAATATTTCCGCATCCTCTTCATCGAGGAGCCCGTGCACGATGATGGCGACAGCTACATGGAGCAATCGACCCCGGTTCCGAATGTGACCGTGTACCGGCCGCACACGCCGGTGCATGCGCCGGGCTTTCACGACGACCAGATCCGCCTGCTGCAACCGATGCTGGCCGGCCTGGTCGAGCCCGGCGAGCAACCCATCGTCTGGTTTTACACGCCGATGGCCTTGCCGCTGCTGCAGGAATTGCATGCGGGGCTGGTGGTGTACGACTGCATGGACGAGCTGGCGGCCTTCAAGAATCCTCCGCGCCAGCTCCTGCAGCGCGAAACGGCGCTGCTGAACCTGGCCGATCTGGTATTTGCCGGCGGACCGAGCCTGTATCAGGCCAAGCGCGCGCGCCACACCAATGCGCACTGCTTTCCCAGCAGCGTAGACGTGCGCCACTTCGAGCGTGCGCTCGAGCGCCACAACAGCCATCCGCTGCAGGCCGGCATCGGCGCGCCGCGCCTCGGCTTTTACGGGGTGATCGACGAACGCTTCGACGCCCCCCTGATCGCCACCCTGGCCGACGCCCATCCCGACTGGCAACTGGTGATGGTCGGGCCGGTCATGAAAATCGACCCCGCCAGCCTGCCGCAGCGACCCAACATCCATTACCTGGGGCAGCAGCCGTACGAAGCGCTGCCTGGCCTGCTGGCCGGCTGGGACGTGTGCCTGCTGCCATTTGCCCTGAACGATGCCACCCGTTTCATCAGCCCGACCAAGGTGCTCGAATACATGGCCGCCGAACTGCCCATCGTCAGCACTGGCATTGCCGACGTCGCCCGTCCGTACGGCCACGTGGTCGCGATCGCGCGCGATGCGGACGGCTTCCTGGCGGCGTGCGAGGCAGCGCTGGCGATGACGCCCGAACGGCGCGCCGCCATGGGCGCCACCATGCGCGCCATCGTGGCCGGCACCTCGTGGGATGTCACGGTGAACGCCATGCGCCGCTTGCTGGCGGAGACGAAACCCGGGCGCAGCACGAGCCGCTTCAGCGGCGCCGGCAATGCGGGCAACGCGGGCCCGGCCGCCGGCGCCAAGGCCGGCGGCACAGGCAAAGGCGGCGGCACCGGGACCGGGGCCACGGTCAACCCCTTGCGCTCGCCGAGCGGGGGCCAGAAAGTGCAGACGGTCATCATCGGCGCCGGTCCCACGGGTCTGTCGGCGGCGTATCACCTGGGCGAGGGCGCGGTGCTGCTCGACAAGAACGCGAGCGTCGGCGGCTGGTGCCGCTCGATCCATGACCAGGGCTTCACCTTCGACCATGCCGGCCACATCATGTTTTCCAACGATCCCTACGTGCTGTCGCTGTATGAGATGCTGCTCGGCCCTAACCTGCACTGGCAAAACCGCGAAGCCTGGGTCTACAGCAAGCAGGTGTACACGCGCTATCCCTTCCAGGGCGCCCTGTATGGCTTGCCGCCGAAGGTCATCACCGAATGCATCATCGGTGCGATCGAAGCGCGTTTCGGTAGCATCAACGGGGCAAGCGCGGCGCCGCCCTGTGCCGTCAAGCCGGTGGAAGACTGCTGCGCGGACGGTAGCGTCGAGCTCGCGCACGGCAGCGCCAGCATGGCGCCGCGCACGCGCGAGAGCCAGAATTTCGAGGAATTCATTTACAAGGTCTGGGGCCGCGGGATCGCCGAGCACTTCGCCATCCCGTACAACAAGAAGCTGTGGACCGTTCCTCTGAGCGAGATGGAAACTTCCTGGCTCGGGGGCAGGGTGCCGCTGCCCGACCTCGAAGAAATCATCGAGGGCGCGCTGGAACCGGTCGCCAAGCCGATGGGGCCGAACGCGCGCTTCGGCTACCCGCTCTCCGGTGGTTTTCAGGCCTTGATGTCCGGTTTCCTGCCGCATATCAAGGGCCGGATTGACATGCAGGCCGAGGCGGCCCAGCTGCTGCCGCGCGAGCACGTGCTGGTGATGGCCGACGGCAGCCGCTACCGCTACGATCACCTAATCAGCACGATGCCCTTGCCGGAACTGATCAAGCTGATCGGCAGCGAGGCGCCGCGCGATGTACGCGAAGCGGCCGCTGGCTTGCGTCATTTATCGGTCCGTTGCGTCAACCTTGGCGTGGCGCGCGAAAACATCAGCGACAAGCACTGGATCTACTATCCGGAAGACACGATTTTCCACCGGATTTTCGTCCAGGGAAACGCCAGTCCTCACTGCAACCCGCCCGGTGGATTCGGACTGACCTGCGAGATCTCCTATTCGCCGTGGAAGCCCTTGCCGCTTGATGGCCAGGCGTTGATCGACCGTTGCATCGAAGATTGCGTCAAGGTCACCATGCTCAGGCCGGATGACCGCATCATTACCGCCAATCTGGTCGACATGCCCTATGCGTATGTGGTCTACGACCATGCGCGCGCGGCCAATGTGGCAAGAGTCAAGGCATGGCTGGCGCGCTACGACATCGTGCTGGCGGGACGCTACAGCGAATGGGAATACTACAACTCCGACCACGCTTTCATCGCCGGCAAGAAGGCGGCGGAAGCGGTGCTTCGCCAGCGCGCCGATGCGGCGCAGAATGTCGGGTCGGAGTGA
- a CDS encoding VanZ family protein: MPALISLLVLDERLRKLRYGTALAMYAAILIMGSVPGARAEIGTVASGIVLHTIAYGIITFLLFTGSLGSARARAIKSVLTVMAMGALDELVQSFLPYRSGAVGDWLIDCNAALITAGLLWAFLPQAARSR; this comes from the coding sequence ATGCCCGCCCTGATTTCCCTTCTTGTCCTCGACGAACGCCTGCGCAAATTGCGCTATGGCACTGCATTGGCCATGTACGCCGCCATTCTCATCATGGGTTCCGTGCCGGGTGCGCGCGCCGAGATCGGCACCGTGGCGTCAGGAATTGTCCTGCACACGATCGCCTACGGGATCATCACATTTCTCTTGTTCACCGGCAGCTTGGGGAGTGCGCGCGCACGCGCGATCAAGTCGGTCCTGACCGTGATGGCCATGGGCGCACTGGACGAGCTGGTGCAGAGTTTCCTGCCGTACCGCTCAGGCGCGGTCGGCGACTGGCTGATCGACTGCAACGCCGCACTGATCACCGCTGGCCTGCTCTGGGCCTTCCTGCCGCAAGCGGCGCGCTCCCGTTAA
- a CDS encoding organic hydroperoxide resistance protein, translated as MQVLYTAHATATGGRDGRAVSDDKVLDVKLSTPASLGGAGGAGTNPEQLFAAGYAACFLSALKLVSGALKTPVPAATSIDASVGVGPNDKGGFGLTVKLVVKTPGMDQATAQAAVNKAHEVCPYSNATRGNIEVELSVEV; from the coding sequence ATGCAAGTTCTCTACACAGCACACGCAACAGCAACCGGCGGTCGCGATGGCCGCGCCGTTTCCGATGACAAGGTCCTGGACGTCAAACTGTCGACCCCGGCATCCCTGGGCGGCGCGGGCGGCGCCGGCACCAATCCCGAGCAACTGTTCGCGGCGGGCTATGCGGCATGTTTCCTGTCGGCCCTGAAACTGGTCAGCGGCGCGCTCAAGACCCCGGTGCCGGCCGCCACCAGCATCGACGCCTCGGTCGGCGTGGGCCCGAACGACAAGGGCGGCTTCGGCCTGACCGTCAAGCTGGTCGTGAAAACCCCCGGCATGGACCAGGCAACGGCCCAGGCGGCAGTGAACAAGGCGCATGAAGTGTGCCCCTACTCGAACGCGACGCGCGGCAACATCGAGGTCGAGCTGAGCGTGGAAGTCTGA
- a CDS encoding MarR family winged helix-turn-helix transcriptional regulator, with product MSQTKQTLPASVNMLALENQFCFALYSASHAMTKTYKPMLDRLGLTYPQYLVMLVLWEQDAILVKDIGARLFLDSGTLTPLLKRLEGNGLLSRNRDPHDERQVRIVLTDEGRDLRAQAEAIPEQVLCASGQELAALGRMRSELSSVRDDLFKAMDDHD from the coding sequence ATGAGCCAAACCAAACAGACCTTGCCGGCCTCGGTCAACATGCTGGCGCTGGAAAACCAGTTTTGCTTCGCGCTGTATTCAGCCTCGCATGCGATGACCAAGACCTACAAGCCGATGCTCGACCGGCTCGGCCTGACGTACCCGCAATACCTGGTGATGCTGGTGCTGTGGGAGCAGGATGCGATCCTGGTCAAGGATATCGGCGCGCGCCTGTTTCTCGATTCGGGCACGCTCACGCCGCTGCTCAAGCGGCTCGAAGGCAACGGCCTGCTGTCGCGCAACCGCGATCCGCACGACGAGCGCCAGGTGCGCATCGTGCTCACGGACGAAGGTCGCGACCTGCGCGCACAGGCCGAGGCGATTCCCGAACAGGTGCTGTGCGCCAGCGGACAGGAACTGGCCGCACTGGGACGCATGCGCAGCGAACTGTCGAGCGTGCGCGACGACCTGTTCAAGGCCATGGACGACCACGACTGA
- a CDS encoding SDR family NAD(P)-dependent oxidoreductase — MRLEQKVAIVTGATQGIGLACAQRLVKEGARVMLVDIKADGAASAEGLGENARFFAADVSQKADVDAMIAATVAAFGRIDVLVNNAGVTHAADFLELSEDDFDRVMRINLKSMFLCGQAAARHMVTQQHGCIINMSSVNAEVAIANQVPYVVSKGGINQLTKVMALNLAGYGIRVNGIGPGTILTELAKKAVLGSPEARNTILSRTPLGRCGEPDEIASVVVFLASDDASYMTGQTMYVDGGRLALNYTVPVKE; from the coding sequence ATGAGACTTGAGCAAAAAGTAGCGATCGTTACCGGCGCCACGCAAGGCATCGGACTGGCCTGCGCCCAGCGCCTGGTGAAGGAAGGGGCGCGCGTGATGCTGGTCGATATCAAGGCCGACGGCGCCGCTAGCGCCGAGGGGCTTGGCGAAAACGCGCGCTTCTTCGCGGCGGACGTCAGCCAGAAAGCCGACGTCGATGCCATGATCGCCGCGACCGTGGCCGCCTTCGGCCGCATCGATGTGCTGGTCAACAATGCCGGCGTGACCCATGCCGCCGATTTCCTCGAGCTGAGCGAGGACGATTTCGACCGGGTCATGCGCATCAACCTGAAGTCGATGTTCCTGTGCGGCCAAGCCGCGGCGCGCCACATGGTGACCCAGCAGCACGGCTGCATCATCAATATGTCGAGCGTGAATGCCGAAGTGGCGATCGCCAACCAGGTGCCTTACGTGGTATCGAAGGGCGGCATCAACCAGCTGACCAAGGTGATGGCGCTGAACCTGGCCGGCTACGGCATCCGGGTCAACGGCATCGGCCCGGGCACCATCTTGACCGAACTGGCCAAGAAAGCCGTGCTGGGCAGCCCGGAAGCGCGCAACACGATCCTGTCGCGCACCCCGCTGGGACGCTGCGGCGAGCCGGACGAAATCGCCTCCGTGGTGGTGTTCCTGGCCAGCGACGACGCTTCCTACATGACCGGCCAGACCATGTATGTCGACGGTGGCCGCCTCGCCCTCAACTACACGGTCCCGGTGAAGGAATGA
- a CDS encoding TPM domain-containing protein: MSPSATPSMDARIARIWRHWRSTAAKGRRAFPPHTLDSIGKAITAGEQTHRSELRLIVEHGMPFDALWAGMGMRERAIALFAEYGIWDTEDNCGVLIYINLAERKVEIVTDRNVGRKIDNIVWNRVCASMTQGFARGEFHAATLAALEQVNKVLSQHFPANGARANELPDSPVVI, translated from the coding sequence ATGAGTCCCTCCGCCACCCCATCGATGGACGCACGCATCGCGCGCATCTGGCGCCACTGGCGCAGCACGGCGGCCAAAGGCCGGCGCGCGTTCCCGCCGCACACCTTGGATTCGATCGGCAAGGCCATCACGGCCGGCGAGCAAACCCACCGCAGCGAGCTGCGCCTGATCGTCGAGCACGGCATGCCGTTCGACGCCCTGTGGGCCGGCATGGGCATGCGCGAACGCGCCATTGCCCTGTTCGCGGAATACGGGATCTGGGATACCGAAGACAATTGCGGCGTACTGATCTATATCAACCTGGCCGAGCGCAAGGTCGAAATCGTGACCGACCGCAATGTGGGACGCAAGATCGACAATATCGTCTGGAACCGGGTGTGCGCGTCGATGACGCAAGGCTTTGCGCGCGGCGAATTCCACGCCGCCACCCTTGCTGCATTGGAGCAAGTCAACAAGGTACTCAGCCAGCATTTCCCGGCCAACGGTGCGCGCGCCAATGAGTTGCCGGACAGCCCAGTGGTAATTTGA
- a CDS encoding TPM domain-containing protein has protein sequence MRWLRCLWMLVLALGLGGVARAQLVPVPELKSHVTDQAGMLSAEQRAKLETVLTDYESKTGSQIAVLLVKSTAPEQIEQYSIRVSDAWKLGRKGVDDGVLLVVAPDNPPALRRLRIEAGRGVQGVLTDAQSKRVLQDVIAPHFQQKQFYDGLVAGVGAIATLLNAEKFPAPAQQQQAAKSGENNILVPLILFGAFLLFSLFRPRRSRLGRGGWSSGATGFIIGSALGGLGRGGSGGGGFSGGGFSGGGGSFDGGGASGDW, from the coding sequence ATGCGCTGGCTGCGATGTTTGTGGATGCTGGTCCTGGCGCTTGGCCTGGGCGGGGTGGCGCGCGCACAGTTGGTGCCGGTGCCGGAGCTGAAAAGCCATGTCACCGACCAGGCCGGCATGCTGAGCGCGGAACAGCGCGCCAAGCTGGAAACCGTGCTCACCGACTACGAAAGCAAGACCGGCAGCCAGATCGCGGTCTTGCTGGTCAAGAGCACGGCCCCGGAACAGATCGAGCAATACAGCATCCGGGTCAGCGATGCCTGGAAACTGGGGCGCAAAGGTGTCGACGATGGCGTGCTGCTGGTAGTGGCGCCCGACAATCCACCCGCGCTGCGGCGCCTGCGCATCGAAGCCGGACGCGGGGTGCAAGGCGTGCTGACCGATGCGCAATCGAAACGCGTCCTGCAAGACGTGATCGCGCCTCATTTCCAGCAAAAACAGTTTTATGACGGCTTGGTGGCCGGCGTGGGCGCGATCGCGACCTTGCTTAACGCGGAAAAATTTCCCGCGCCGGCTCAGCAGCAACAGGCCGCCAAGTCGGGGGAAAACAATATCCTGGTGCCGCTGATCCTGTTCGGCGCCTTTCTCCTGTTCTCCCTGTTCCGCCCGCGCCGTTCGCGTCTTGGCCGCGGCGGCTGGAGCAGCGGCGCCACCGGCTTCATCATCGGCAGCGCGCTCGGCGGCCTCGGCCGTGGCGGCAGCGGCGGCGGCGGATTTTCCGGCGGCGGGTTTTCCGGCGGCGGCGGCAGTTTCGACGGCGGCGGCGCCTCGGGAGATTGGTAA
- a CDS encoding LemA family protein has translation MTHTAFARCARVLLTLALTGTLLSGCGYNEFQTKDEASKAAWGEVVNQYQRRADLIPNLVNTVKGYATHEKETLESVTRARAAATSFQITPEVLNNPEAFKKFQQVQGELSGALSRLMVVAEKYPDLKADASFRDLQSQLEGTENRITVARQRYIVTVQEYNVQVRKFPTNLTAMMFGYQTKPSFTVENEKAISTAPTVNFGK, from the coding sequence ATGACACACACTGCATTCGCACGCTGCGCACGGGTGCTGCTGACCCTGGCACTCACAGGGACGCTCCTGTCCGGCTGCGGCTACAACGAGTTCCAGACCAAGGATGAAGCCAGCAAGGCCGCCTGGGGCGAAGTGGTCAACCAGTACCAGCGCCGCGCCGACCTGATCCCGAATCTGGTCAACACCGTCAAGGGTTACGCCACCCACGAAAAGGAAACCCTGGAATCGGTCACGCGCGCACGCGCCGCCGCCACCAGTTTCCAGATTACGCCCGAGGTACTGAACAATCCGGAAGCGTTCAAGAAATTCCAGCAGGTGCAGGGCGAGCTGTCGGGCGCCTTGTCGCGCCTGATGGTGGTGGCCGAGAAATATCCGGACTTGAAGGCCGATGCCAGCTTCCGCGACCTGCAGTCCCAGCTCGAAGGCACGGAAAACCGCATCACGGTGGCGCGCCAGCGCTACATCGTCACGGTTCAGGAATACAACGTGCAGGTCCGCAAATTCCCGACCAATCTGACGGCGATGATGTTCGGCTATCAAACCAAGCCATCGTTCACCGTCGAGAACGAGAAGGCGATTTCGACCGCCCCGACCGTCAATTTTGGCAAGTAA
- the pyrF gene encoding orotidine-5'-phosphate decarboxylase translates to MNFINKLSAAWTTNNSLLCVGLDPDPARFPAQLAGESDAIFLFCKEIIDATADLACSFKPQIAYFAALGAEGQLERLCAYARQHYPHIPLILDAKRGDIGATARQYAREAFDRYGADAVTVNPYMGFDSVEPYMEWTERGAIVLCRTSNPGGSDLQFLMADGQPLYQHVARLVAEKWNRNGQCALVVGATFPEELAQVRAIVGEMPLLVPGVGAQGGDVEATVKSGRTASGAGMMINSSRAILYAAAKGSEDFAAAARRVALETRDSINLYR, encoded by the coding sequence GTGAACTTTATCAACAAGCTGTCCGCCGCCTGGACCACCAACAATTCCTTGCTGTGCGTGGGCCTCGACCCCGATCCGGCCCGTTTTCCGGCACAACTGGCCGGCGAGTCCGATGCGATTTTCCTGTTTTGCAAGGAGATCATCGATGCCACGGCGGACCTGGCGTGTTCGTTCAAGCCGCAGATCGCGTATTTTGCCGCGCTCGGCGCCGAAGGCCAGCTCGAACGCCTGTGCGCCTACGCGCGCCAGCATTATCCCCACATCCCCCTCATTCTCGACGCCAAGCGCGGCGACATCGGCGCCACCGCGCGCCAGTACGCGCGCGAAGCATTCGACCGCTACGGGGCCGACGCGGTGACGGTCAATCCCTACATGGGCTTCGACTCGGTCGAGCCGTACATGGAGTGGACCGAGCGCGGCGCCATCGTGCTGTGCCGCACCTCGAATCCGGGCGGATCGGATTTGCAATTCCTGATGGCCGACGGCCAGCCCTTGTACCAGCACGTGGCGCGCCTGGTGGCCGAGAAGTGGAACAGGAATGGCCAGTGCGCACTGGTGGTGGGCGCGACGTTCCCGGAAGAACTGGCGCAGGTGCGCGCGATCGTGGGCGAGATGCCGCTGCTGGTGCCGGGTGTCGGCGCGCAGGGCGGGGATGTGGAAGCGACCGTGAAGTCCGGACGCACGGCCAGCGGCGCCGGCATGATGATCAATTCCTCGCGTGCGATTCTGTATGCGGCGGCGAAGGGCAGCGAGGATTTCGCGGCGGCCGCGCGCAGGGTGGCGCTGGAAACGCGCGATTCGATCAATCTGTATCGCTGA